The following are from one region of the Acanthopagrus latus isolate v.2019 chromosome 2, fAcaLat1.1, whole genome shotgun sequence genome:
- the LOC119004546 gene encoding mitogen-activated protein kinase kinase kinase kinase 5-like isoform X5, whose protein sequence is MFTVVTCEQHSRSIWFESNPKDSEKILQMAPEVAAVEIKGGYNELCDIWSVGITAIELAELQPPLFDVHPLRVLFLMSKSGYQPPKLKDKSKWSSMFYNFVKAMLVRNPKKRPSASKMLSHMFLTQQCLNQELTLDLLEKFRNPEKLKSCLMTEDEEMEVALPGSLKRIQSVNKHNRAERTSSDISLEQIYTRRPVNTDSPNTTLRPSPGSTGSSKSPVSRDTDSDDDYDDVDIPTMQSTSLILPDYETPPPLPPKPKARTSSEESMAGEDERARKPYTLYAPSPLIRTSSGTHVRPTPRPRTSRHSDPASLPVQFNENPADLLPPELPPKGLRRRQPAVKDPADCPSPIMKKPPVYFKKIFHGCPLKVNSATTWENPATKDQHLILAAEEGIYTLNLNGPEATMELLYPGKCTWVYTINNVLMSVSGKSSQLHSHLLKELYEQARKDQRMVALPTHRLLPRKCAVTCKIPDTKGCKTCSVAGNPHRGCVFLCCGLEASVVLLQWYEPMHKFMLIKHFDFPLPNPVRVFEMVVVPQQEYPLVCIGVSRGTSPNLPVAVEYINLNSNTSWFTNSGLEKPCPDVVQVNQLDSNSLLVLIEKSVHIVGLDGELKSKWLHDNTFSHDVESLVYFEDTLLAVWRHGWQRRRQDFTEVLEEVTDHRKIYRLVQSDRMVVLETRQTEDQLGTSNLYVLEIAENYVMLP, encoded by the exons atgtttactgtAGTTACATGTGAGCAGCATTCAAGAAGTATTTGGTTTGAAAGTAACCCAAAGGATTCAGAGAAGATTTTACA GATGGCACCAGAGGTGGCAGCCGTGGAGATTAAAGGCGGCTACAACGAACTTTGTGACATCTGGTCTGTGGGCATCACGGCCATCGagctggcagagctgcagccaccGCTGTTCGATGTCCACCCGCTGCG GGTTTTGTTTCTCATGTCCAAGAGCGGCTACCAGCCTCCCAAACTGAAGGACAAGTCGAAATG gtCCTCCATGTTTTATAACTTTGTGAAGGCCATGTTGGTGAGGAACCCAAAGAAGAGACCCAGCGCCTCCAAGATGCTCTCG CACATGTTTCTGACCCAGCAGTGCCTGAACCAGGAGCTGACCCTGGACCTGCTGGAAAAGTTTCGAAACCCTGAGAAACTGAAGAGCTGCCTGATGACGGAGGACGAGGAGATGGAG GTGGCGCTGCCGGGATCTTTAAAGAGGATCCAGtctgtcaacaaacacaaccGGGCGGAGCGGACGAGCTCTGACATAAgct TGGAACAGATCTACACTCGGAGGCCCGTCAACACAGACTCGCCCAACACGACG TTGAGGCCGTCACCAGGGTCGACCGGCAGCAGCAAGAGTCCAGTGAG cagGGACACGGACTCAGACGACGACTACGATGACGTGGACAT TCCTACCATGCAGTCCACCAG TCTCATCCTGCCAGATTATGAAACTCCACCTCCACTTCCTCCGAAG CCCAAAGCGCGGACCAGCTCGGAGGAGAGCATGGCCGGGGAGGACGAGCGGGCGAGGAAACCCTACACTCTGTACGCCCCCTCGCCTCTCATCAGGACCTCCAGCGGGACGCACGTCAGACCGACGCCACGGCCGAGAACCTCACGACACTCAG ATCCTGCGTCGCTCCCGGTCCAGTTCAATGAGAACCCGGCAGACCTCCTTCCTCCCGAGCTCCCTCCTAAAGGCTTACGCAGACGACAACCTGCCGTAAAG gACCCTGCGGACTGTCCGAGCCCCATCATGAAGAAACCTCCc GTCTACTTTAAAAAGATCTTCCACGGCTGTCCTCTTAAAGTGAACTCCGCCACAACCTGGGAAAACCCAGCGACCAAAG accAGCATCTGATCCTGGCGGCCGAGGAGGGGATCTACACCCTGAACCTGAACGGCCCCGAGGCCACCATGGAGCTG ttgtATCCGGGGAAGTGCACCTGGGTCTACACCATTAATAACGTCCTCATGTCTGTATCAG GTAAATCGTCGCAGCTTCACTCCCATTTGCTGAAGGAGTTGTACGAACAGGCTCGGAAGGACCAGAGGATGGTTGCCTTGCCGACTCACCGGCTGTTACCACG GAAATGTGCAGTGACGTGTAAGATACCTGATACCAAAGGCTGCAAGACCTGCTCAGTTG CAGGTAACCCACACCGAGGCTGCGTGTTCCTGTGCTGCGGTCTGGAGGCCAGCGTCGTGCTGCTGCAGTGGTACGAGCCCATGCACAAGTTCATGCTCATCaag CATTTTGACTTCCCGCTGCCCAACCCTGTGCGGGTGTTTGAGATGGTGGTGGTGCCGCAGCAGGAGTATCCGCTGGTGTGCATCGGCGTGTCGCGGGGGACGAGCCCCAACCTGCCCGTCGCTGTAGAATACATCAACCTGAACTCCAACACGTCCTGGTTCACCAACTCTGGTCTGG AGAAACCTTGTCCAGATGTGGTTCAAGTAAACCAGCTGGACAGTAACTCGCTGCTCGTCCTCATAGAGA agtcggTTCATATAGTCGGTCTGGACGGGGAGCTGAAGAGCAAGTGGCTTCATGACAACACCTTCTCTCATGATGTTGAGTCTTTGG TGTATTTTGAGGACACGCTGTTGGCCGTGTGGCGTCACGGctggcagagaagaagacaagacTTCActgaggtgctggaggaggtcACAGACCACAGGAAGATCTACAGACTGGTGCAGTCAGACAG GATGGTTGTCCTGGAGACGCGTCAGACCGAGGACCAGTTGGGGACGTCCAACCTCTACGTCCTGGAAATTGCTGAGAACTACGTCATGCTACCGTGA